In Candidatus Pelagibacter sp. HIMB1321, a single genomic region encodes these proteins:
- a CDS encoding TspO/MBR family protein produces MLRNKYLTFILFFIITFSSSLIGGLATVSFKEPWYSTLIKPSFNPPDWVFGPVWTILYLMMTIAIWMYWHSKNKNMNTVYIYFIHLVFNSAWSIVFFVYHNIFLALVVLLILISLILVLIVRFRRVKKMSSYLMVPYLLWTIFALILNVSILILN; encoded by the coding sequence ATGCTCAGAAATAAATATTTAACTTTTATTTTATTTTTTATTATCACTTTCAGTTCCTCATTAATTGGAGGGTTAGCTACAGTCAGTTTTAAAGAACCTTGGTATTCAACATTAATCAAACCTTCTTTTAATCCACCTGATTGGGTATTTGGTCCAGTTTGGACTATCCTTTATTTAATGATGACAATTGCAATTTGGATGTATTGGCATTCTAAGAATAAAAATATGAATACAGTCTATATCTATTTTATACATTTAGTTTTTAATTCAGCTTGGAGCATAGTCTTTTTTGTCTATCACAACATATTTTTAGCTTTGGTTGTATTGTTAATATTGATTTCTTTAATCTTAGTTCTCATAGTTAGATTTAGACGTGTCAAAAAGATGAGTAGTTATTTAATGGTGCCATATTTACTATGGACCATCTTTGCTTTGATTTTGAATGTAAGCATACTAATATTAAATTAA
- a CDS encoding protein adenylyltransferase SelO has translation MTVGWHFDNTYSKLPKSFLENIKPVPVKDPKLVILNKNLAEQLNLDFSKFSEIDLAKIFSGNNLPDGSETIAQAYAGHQFGHFTMLGDGRAVMLGEHLDKDQKRYDIQFKGSGRTSFSRSGDGRAVLGPMLREYIISEAMHALNIPTTRSLAVVSTGEEVIREQMLPGAILTRVASSHIRVGTFQYIAATQNPDDLKTLFNYTIERHYPEIKQSETKALDLLNLLMKKQCELVINWMRVGFIHGVMNTDNMTVSGETIDYGPCAFMDQYHPQTVFSSIDQHGRYSYNNQPRITKWNLARFAECIIPLIDKDEQKAISIATETINNFEKLYEEKWLNMMRDKLGLFSEDKEDKNLIFELLTWMENNKADFTNTFCNLMEIQSIKDPIYQNEEYLNWKTKWKKRLEKNNTDKEKYLELMRSVNPIFIPRNHKVEEALKDASEGNLETLNKLLEVIKDPYKDNNMLEEYQKPMPSKNGKYQTFCGT, from the coding sequence ATGACCGTAGGTTGGCATTTTGATAATACATACTCAAAGTTACCTAAAAGCTTTTTAGAAAATATCAAACCTGTTCCTGTTAAAGATCCAAAGTTAGTAATTTTAAATAAAAATTTAGCAGAGCAACTAAATTTAGATTTTTCAAAATTTTCTGAAATTGATTTAGCAAAAATTTTTTCTGGTAACAATTTACCCGATGGAAGTGAAACAATAGCACAAGCTTATGCAGGTCATCAATTTGGTCATTTTACAATGCTTGGTGATGGTAGAGCTGTTATGCTAGGAGAGCACTTAGATAAAGATCAAAAGCGTTATGACATTCAATTTAAAGGATCAGGTAGAACTTCATTTTCAAGAAGTGGAGATGGTAGAGCCGTACTCGGTCCAATGCTAAGAGAATATATAATTAGTGAAGCAATGCATGCACTTAATATTCCAACTACTAGAAGTCTTGCAGTAGTTTCAACTGGTGAAGAAGTTATAAGAGAACAAATGTTACCTGGTGCTATACTTACAAGGGTAGCCTCTAGTCATATACGAGTTGGCACTTTTCAATATATTGCAGCTACTCAAAATCCAGATGATCTAAAAACATTATTCAATTACACAATTGAACGTCACTATCCTGAAATTAAACAATCTGAGACAAAAGCATTGGATTTATTGAATTTATTGATGAAAAAACAATGTGAACTTGTGATCAATTGGATGCGGGTTGGCTTTATTCACGGTGTAATGAATACAGATAATATGACAGTTAGTGGTGAAACTATCGATTACGGCCCTTGTGCTTTTATGGATCAATATCACCCACAAACTGTATTCAGTTCAATCGATCAGCATGGAAGATATTCCTACAATAACCAACCTCGAATTACTAAATGGAATTTAGCAAGGTTTGCAGAATGTATAATCCCTTTAATTGATAAAGATGAGCAAAAAGCAATTTCGATTGCAACAGAAACGATAAACAATTTTGAAAAATTGTATGAAGAAAAATGGCTCAATATGATGAGAGATAAATTAGGATTATTTAGTGAGGATAAAGAAGATAAAAATTTGATCTTTGAGCTATTAACTTGGATGGAAAACAATAAGGCTGATTTTACCAATACATTTTGTAATTTAATGGAAATTCAATCCATTAAAGATCCTATTTATCAAAATGAGGAATATTTAAATTGGAAAACTAAGTGGAAAAAAAGATTAGAGAAAAATAATACTGATAAAGAAAAATACTTAGAACTTATGAGATCTGTTAATCCTATATTTATTCCAAGAAATCATAAAGTTGAAGAAGCTTTAAAAGATGCAAGTGAAGGCAATTTAGAAACACTTAATAAATTACTAGAGGTGATTAAAGATCCATATAAAGACAATAACATGTTAGAGGAATACCAAAAACCAATGCCTAGTAAAAATGGCAAATATCAAACTTTTTGTGGAACTTAA
- a CDS encoding NAD(P)/FAD-dependent oxidoreductase, translating into MDDVVIIGGGIIGAATAYFLSKEGRKVKVIERDPTYKTASFPLSLGGFRRQFFQKENILLGKFAREFIFQIPELLKTEKNPNPTASMVPNGYLLMFGKEHAEEQYRALENHKACDAGTKNISGEELSKIFPYINSEGIETATYTDDKSEGWIDPFLFHSALKSKAIELGAEFIKGEVKDISEINAKTIVSAAGCWTKKLLEDIPVVPQKHTVFRVKCPTHIKEMPLSADLTTGVYWRPEGKEYLAGSPKWTFDDSNLEPAWDDFEEIVWPALAKRIPAFEELKLTGAWAGFYDHNKLDSNAIVGKHPKYENVYMASGFTGRGLQQAPGIGRALTELITTGSYQTIDVSVFAVERVLEQKARPEPYVL; encoded by the coding sequence ATGGATGATGTTGTTATAATTGGTGGCGGAATAATAGGGGCTGCAACTGCATATTTTCTATCTAAAGAGGGAAGAAAAGTTAAAGTCATAGAGCGAGATCCAACTTATAAAACTGCCTCTTTTCCTTTGTCTTTAGGAGGTTTTAGAAGACAGTTTTTCCAAAAAGAAAATATATTACTAGGTAAATTTGCTAGAGAATTTATTTTTCAAATCCCAGAATTATTAAAAACTGAAAAAAATCCAAATCCAACCGCAAGCATGGTACCAAATGGATATTTATTGATGTTTGGTAAAGAACATGCGGAAGAGCAATATAGAGCATTAGAAAATCATAAAGCCTGTGATGCAGGTACAAAAAATATTTCAGGAGAAGAACTTTCAAAAATTTTTCCTTATATAAACTCTGAAGGAATTGAAACTGCGACTTACACTGATGATAAAAGTGAAGGCTGGATTGATCCTTTTTTATTTCATAGTGCTTTAAAAAGTAAAGCTATTGAACTTGGAGCAGAATTTATCAAAGGTGAGGTGAAAGATATTTCAGAAATTAATGCAAAAACAATTGTATCAGCAGCAGGTTGTTGGACTAAAAAATTATTAGAAGATATACCGGTTGTTCCTCAAAAGCATACTGTCTTTAGAGTTAAGTGCCCAACACATATTAAAGAGATGCCTTTGTCTGCTGATTTAACAACTGGAGTTTATTGGAGACCTGAAGGAAAAGAATATTTGGCAGGATCCCCTAAATGGACATTCGATGATTCAAATCTTGAACCAGCATGGGATGATTTTGAAGAAATTGTTTGGCCTGCTTTAGCAAAAAGAATACCTGCATTTGAAGAATTAAAATTAACAGGGGCATGGGCTGGTTTTTATGATCATAATAAATTAGATAGTAATGCAATTGTTGGAAAGCATCCTAAATATGAAAATGTTTATATGGCATCTGGGTTTACTGGTAGAGGTTTACAACAAGCACCAGGTATAGGTAGAGCTTTAACAGAATTAATCACTACAGGTTCTTATCAAACTATAGATGTAAGTGTGTTTGCTGTTGAAAGAGTATTAGAGCAAAAGGCTAGGCCGGAACCTTACGTATTGTAA